The Bradyrhizobium betae genomic interval TACCGGCCAGATCCACTACAAGGGCATCGACGTCCGCTTCGACGGCGGCCCGGCCATGACCGACCTGAAGAAACTCGAGCTCTCCACCGGCCTGTCGATCGCCTACACGCTGTATGTGCCATTTCGCTTCCAGCGCTTTGCCGATCGCGTGCTCGGACCCGAGGCCGGCAAGGCGGACCGCGACGCGCTCAAGCAGAAGCTCAGTGCGATCGGCAATTTCCTGATCGATTGGGCCAAGAATTACGGCAAGACGATCGAAGGCAAGAAGACCTGGGACGGCAAGCAGCAGCGGGACACCGAGGAAGGCTTCGGCCGCCTCGACGCCCTCAATCGCATCGGCAACCAGGTGTTCTCGCAGGACTTCGCGCTCAGCGGGGTCAAGGGCTTCGAGAAGAACCTGCATGCCCAGGACGCGCCGGTCAGCTATCCCGCGATCTGGACCGTGCCGTGGTTCAAGTTCGCGCAGTACGACGCCTCGATCGAGCAGCCGCTGATCCGCAATGCCGGCGAAGCGCTCGGCGTCACGGCGCTGCTCAACCTGTCCGACGCTTATCCGGAGGACAGGCTTTGGCGGTCGTCGGTTCATATCAACACCATCGGCTGGATCGAGGACATGCTCAGGGGCCCCGATCCGTTCAAGGCGGCCAAGCCGGAGTTCGGCGGCCTGCTGTCGCCAAAATGGCCGTCGCAGATTCTCGGCGACGCCTGGAGGATCGATCAGAAGAAGGCTGATAATGGCCGCAAGATCTACACCGAGATGTGCTCGGGATGTCATCTGCCGGCCGTCAACACCGACGCTTTCTGGTCTTCAGGGCATTGGGAGCCGAGCGGCGACAGCAAGGTGCTGAACGCGGTGACGATCCCCACCGACGAGATCAAGACGGATCCCGAGCAGTCGATGGTGCTCGGCACCAGGACCGTCGACGTGCCCGGCTTCCTGAAGGTGAACACGGCCGACCTCAAGACCTGGTGGCAATGCGACGGCTCGACGGCGAGCTCGCCGACCGAGATGTCATATGCGCTCGGCCTCATGACGGTGGTCGATCTCGTCGCCCGCAAGTGGATGGACGACGACAAGATTCCGGACGTCGAGCGGGCAAAGCTGTGGAATCTCGCGCGCAAGAACTGCCCCAATCCGGCGCCCGGCCCCCGCTATCGCGCGCGGCCGCTGAACGGGATCTGGGCCACTGCACCCTATCTGCACAACGGCTCGGTACCGTCGCTCTACTGGCTGCTGAAGCCAGCAAGCGAGCGTCCGCAGAAATTCTGCATGGGCCGCCGCGACTATGATCCCGTCACCGTCGGCTTTGCCGTCACCGCCGACGAGCGCTGCAAGACGGGCGAGACGCAGTTTTCGACGACGGGATCCGACGGCAAGCCGCTCCAGGGCAACAGCGTGCTCGGCCATTCCTTCGAACGCAAGCCGGGCGAGGAAAGACGCCCCGGCGTCATCGGCCGCGAATTCAAGAACGACGACGAGCGCTACGAGTTGATCGAGTATCTGAAGACGCTGTAGCCAAAGCCCTCATCGTCATGGCCGGGCTTGTCCCGGCCATGACGAGTTTGCGGCTCTGTCCGCAATACAAACTCTCACTTGAACAGCGGCGTGCCCGGCACGAAGGCATCGAAGGCGGCCCAGAACTGGGAGCGGTAGCGGTCCTGCTCCTGGAGGATCTCGTGCTTGGCGCCGGCGATCACCAGATGAGAGCCGGCGCGCAAATGATAGGCGAACTCCTCGATCGCCGCGGTCGAGACCACGGTGTCGTTGGACGCCGCCAGCATCAGGATCGGCTGGCGGATCTCGGAGGGGTAGTGAGTGCCCTTGAAGGTGTGCATCGCGCGGAAGGCGGTATCGGCCCAGGCGACCGTCGGTGACGCCAGCCCGAGCGTCGGATCCTCCTCCAGGATCGCGGCGTTGCGCGCATAGCGCACGGGATCGCTGGTCAGGGGATTGTTGATGAAGGGGTTGAGCCCGGTGATCTGGTCGCTGCCGCCGGGGACATAGCGGCCGCCCATTCCCATCAGGCGCATCGTCTTCAAAATCGCCCGCGCCGGCAACGAGGTGGCGCGGCCGGGCAGGTCGATCATCGGCGCCGTCAGCACCATGCGGTCGAACCAGCGCTTGCCGGCATGCGCCACCCGCAGCAGCACGGTGCCCCCCATGGAATGGGCGAGCGCGAAAAAGGGCGGCGGGCAATCCGGCAGCACCACCTGCTGCACGAAGGTCTCGACGTCGATCTCGAAATCGGAGAAGTCGCGCACATAGCCCTTGCGCGGATCGCGCAGGCGGCGCGAGGAATGGCCCTGCCCGCGCCAGTCGATCATCGCCACCGCAAAGCCGCGGTCGCGCAGGTCGCGGACGGTCTCGAAATATTTCTCGATCTGCTCGCTGCGCCCGGTGAAGACGCAGACCGTTCCCTTGCGGCCCGCCGGCGGCGCCCAGCGCGCAAAGCGCAGCTCGACGCCGTCGGGCGTCTTGATGGTGCCGCTGACGACGTCTTCGGGGACGGGATTGGAGGGAATCGAGATCAGCGTCATTGGGCGCAAAGTGCTGAAAATCAAGGGGCGGGAGCGCCGAAAAGGCGCAAATTGCCGCCCTCTTGAACGCAGTGTCCCTGAACCCATATCACCATGGTGCAGGCCGCTACCAGTGTTTCGGACCCGGAACATCAGGCTGCACACAGACGAAAGCCCGGCCCGATTGGCGGGCGGGTTAGCGAACAGTCGCTCAACGGAGGACTTGAACCATGCGTACCTACGATCTCACCCCCTTCTACCGTTCCACCGTCGGCTTCGACCGCCTCTTCAACCTGCTCGACCAGGCCGGTTCGGACGGCAGCCCCGGTTACCCCCCTACAATATCGAGCGTACCGGCGAGAATACCTACCGCATCACCGTCGCGGTCTCGGGTTTCGCCAAGGATGAGCTCTCCCTCGTCGCGAAGGAAAACACGCTGACGATCAAGGGCGAGAAAGTCGCAAACGAGAACAGCAAGGCCGAAGTGCTCTACCGCGGCATTGCCGCGCGCGCCTTCGAACGCGCCTTCCAGCTTGCCGACTTCGTGCAGGTGAAGGACGCTTCGCTCGAGAACGGGCTGCTTCACGTCGACCTCGTACGCGAGATTCCCGAAGCCAAGAAGCCGCGTCAGATCGCGATCAACGTTGGCGCGCCGAAGGCGCAGGTGATCGAGAACTCGGCCGCGCAAGTCGCCGCGTAAAGTACGCTCGCCACTTCCAGGTTGCGAAAACGCCCCGGTGCCCCGGGGCGTTTTTTTTGCATGTTCAATCGCTGGCTCACGAACAGCCGCGAGTCGTCGGCTGGTTTTCGGTTGAACTGGAAATACGGTTTCGGGTCTCTCGTTCTACCGTGCCCACGCACTGCGTAAATCGCCTGCGCGCCTTGCGGCGCCTGATCAGGACGTTTGTCACGGATCAGTGACCGAGCGTAACGCCGCCGCCCAGCGCCTCGTCCTTTGGATATCGAACCCAAAACAAGACGGAGAACGATCATGACTTTCTGGCGCAGCCTTTTCGTCGCCGCGAGCCTGCTGGCGGCCCCTCTCAGCCTCGCTCACGCGCAGACGCCGCAGACCGTGAAGGCCAGGAACGTCGTACTGGTGCACGGCGCCTGGGCCGACGGCTCGAGCTGGTCGGAGGTGATCCC includes:
- a CDS encoding di-heme-cytochrome C peroxidase, with product MTDPASKPPFDPSIQVSPNNPCPFLRGLVGEGFVDGGTVPLGKLSETIANATGETGLKKAFARLQVRGVALIANGLGHILKSIFSGAQLDALRGGPLDKLGAGSRILGVDGKVNEGEIKRLESFGRTYQDPNSGGTEPGLNAAEIQTFMRDNLKRAGSAARWYYPLLMKFEWPILLKIIGKGEGENRYLGVADVRTLFNERQFPARINQRLVSQPVPSTCQRVAWGAAKLLALLVAIGLALLVAVAEFPNQVRAMLPQKGILVNLLPPPLPKLPETTAAFWLEQNWSLKDRHWFHHASQGTATFPVPYEWFMALEQPRLHLFSRPGMMKDSAYLERFGFIPSPQSIQTDPTTLRRYGYANVYETTQASDWSTRWTPAENVDGLPVGFARMTGVTDPATGGREQDKIGLTCAACHTGQIHYKGIDVRFDGGPAMTDLKKLELSTGLSIAYTLYVPFRFQRFADRVLGPEAGKADRDALKQKLSAIGNFLIDWAKNYGKTIEGKKTWDGKQQRDTEEGFGRLDALNRIGNQVFSQDFALSGVKGFEKNLHAQDAPVSYPAIWTVPWFKFAQYDASIEQPLIRNAGEALGVTALLNLSDAYPEDRLWRSSVHINTIGWIEDMLRGPDPFKAAKPEFGGLLSPKWPSQILGDAWRIDQKKADNGRKIYTEMCSGCHLPAVNTDAFWSSGHWEPSGDSKVLNAVTIPTDEIKTDPEQSMVLGTRTVDVPGFLKVNTADLKTWWQCDGSTASSPTEMSYALGLMTVVDLVARKWMDDDKIPDVERAKLWNLARKNCPNPAPGPRYRARPLNGIWATAPYLHNGSVPSLYWLLKPASERPQKFCMGRRDYDPVTVGFAVTADERCKTGETQFSTTGSDGKPLQGNSVLGHSFERKPGEERRPGVIGREFKNDDERYELIEYLKTL
- a CDS encoding alpha/beta fold hydrolase, coding for MTLISIPSNPVPEDVVSGTIKTPDGVELRFARWAPPAGRKGTVCVFTGRSEQIEKYFETVRDLRDRGFAVAMIDWRGQGHSSRRLRDPRKGYVRDFSDFEIDVETFVQQVVLPDCPPPFFALAHSMGGTVLLRVAHAGKRWFDRMVLTAPMIDLPGRATSLPARAILKTMRLMGMGGRYVPGGSDQITGLNPFINNPLTSDPVRYARNAAILEEDPTLGLASPTVAWADTAFRAMHTFKGTHYPSEIRQPILMLAASNDTVVSTAAIEEFAYHLRAGSHLVIAGAKHEILQEQDRYRSQFWAAFDAFVPGTPLFK